In Rhipicephalus microplus isolate Deutch F79 chromosome 9, USDA_Rmic, whole genome shotgun sequence, one genomic interval encodes:
- the LOC142772131 gene encoding uncharacterized protein LOC142772131, whose protein sequence is MAASRDFCPLSLLADAALHTEAIASVDGNPSAPVRVGTPYCGDDTRRLAAPFGDGASLRNGPLALPERYAQAPPTANAPFGMHGSSSAQRSQSVPCGIDGALADFCPLSAVQPTLRPHAEQAPELSMVAAPSAPLVRQQANPPRSLFCSGNGAQGGGLFETAPLIELGDCSPSLDRAANAPTVSYEAGATTQTLLQNAVQMIQALSGAVQTLSAVPKSGHPAVMLPVPTYSGYGDRLTARDYLDSLSRYQRAMGLDDKVVLERVVPAALTDTAARWYRLSGYRAANLEEFRAVFLREFLPADYESRMRRELELRTQAPDESLQEYVRAMDELISIAEPRASNEERVERVIRQAHPTFSAYLRGGRFSDLEALAAEAKRIQGDILAARAYRPPPPASDALEPRCAWRGAMTLPQRQQPLRAAFAAATGCAWELSDRALDPFTHERRAACAAPPETSIQGRFSTQRNVGGAARRNVSYDNVASRSRQLEAAPSGNTDRDGVRCYRCRERGHIARECTGSRPPARQGNGLPGRS, encoded by the coding sequence atggctgcttcgcgggacttttgtccgctgtcccttttagcggatgccgcgttgcacacggaggccattgcctctgtggacgggaacccttctgcacccgtccgtgtcggcaccccctattgcggtgacgacacgaggcgcctagccgctccctttggagatggcgcgtcgcttcggaatgggcctcttgccctacccgaacgttacgcacaagcgcctccgactgctaatgcgccctttggcatgcatggcagttcgtcggcacagcgctcgcagtcggttccctgcggaattgacggggccctcgccgacttttgcccgctatcagccgtgcaaccgacacttcgaccgcacgctgagcaggcgcctgaattgtcgatggtagccgcaccaagtgcgcctttggttcgacaacaggcAAATCCCCCAAGGAGCCTATTTTGCTCTGGGAATGGCGCGCAGGGCGGTGGTCTGTTTGAAACCGCCCcactgatcgagctgggcgactgctcgccttcgctcgaccgcgccgctaacgcaccaacggtttcctacgaagccggtgcgacgacgcagactttgctgcaaaacgccgtgcagatgatccaagcactctcgggagctgtgcaaacgctttcggctgttccgaaaagcggtcaccccgctgttatgttgcctgtgccaacctacagcggatacggtgatcggctcaccgcccgagattacctcgactctctgtcacgttatcagagagcgatgggtttggatgataaggtggtgctcgaacgtgttgttccagctgcactgactgacacggcggcgagatggtatcggctttccggttaccgtgcagcaaacctcgaggaatttcgtgcggtctttttgcgcgaattcctacccgctgactacgaaagtaggatgcggcgagagctcgagctccgtacacaagctcctgacgagtctttacaggagtatgtacgggcgatggatgaacttatttctatcgctgagccccgagcctcgaacgaggaacgcgtcgaacgggtgatacggcaggcacatccgactttttcggcttacctgcgcggcggccgcttcagtgatttggaagcgttggccgccgaggcgaagcgcatccaaggcgacattctcgccgcgcgtgcctatcgcccgccgccgccagccagcgacgcccttgagccgcgctgcgcttggagaggggccatgacccttccccAACGGCAACAGCCTCTCCGCGCTGCCTTTGCGGCTGCAACCGGCTGTGCGTGGGAGTTGAGCGATCGCGCTCTTGACCCCTTTACGCATGAAAggcgggcagcctgcgctgctccGCCTGAAACCTCCATACAGGGACGCTTTTCGACCCAACGTAATGTGGGAGGTGCGGCTCGCAGAAACGTATCCTACGATAACGTAGCGAGCCGATCAcgacagctcgaagctgctccgtctgggaatacagaccgtgatggagtgcgctgttaccgctgccgtgaaagagggcacatagcaagggaatgcaccggatccaggcctcctgcgaggcagggaaacgggcttccgggtcgttcgtga